A single region of the Cucumis melo cultivar AY chromosome 3, USDA_Cmelo_AY_1.0, whole genome shotgun sequence genome encodes:
- the LOC103496607 gene encoding LOB domain-containing protein 15-like, with protein MSRERESQEVDEIGKKIKREIESSNLFYDPNLMGRRNNNSNNLILSSSSSSQSSGISNLNTITPCAACKLLRRRCAQECPFSPYFSPHEPHKFASVHKVFGASNVAKMLMEVPENQRADAANSLVYEANLRLRDPVYGCMGAISALQHQLHTLQSDLNAITTQIFKYKFTHHPINIPSSPNFISPSPAATPPAAPPTPPHSQPPPLSLPPPLPPSSSSSSVFSPPIITTATSTTVVELINPIVSTSTQHISYFG; from the exons ATGTCAAGAGAAAg GGAATCACAAGAAGTGGATGAGATAGGGAAGAAGATAAAGAGAGAAATTGAAAGCAGTAATTTGTTCTATGATCCTAATTTAATGGgaagaagaaataataatagtaataatttgattttgagCAGCAGTAGTAGTAGTCAAAGTAGTGGGATCAGTAATTTGAATACAATAACACCATGTGCAGCTTGTAAGCTTCTAAGAAGAAGATGTGCTCAAGAATGTCCATTTTCTCCTTATTTTTCTCCTCATGAACCACACAAATTTGCTTCTGTTCATAAGGTTTTTGGTGCTAGCAACGTTGCTAAGATGCTAATG GAAGTACCGGAGAATCAAAGAGCGGATGCAGCAAACAGCCTTGTTTATGAAGCAAATCTAAGGCTGAGAGATCCTGTTTACGGTTGCATGGGAGCCATTTCTGCTCTTCAACACCAACTTCATACTTTACAATCTGACCTCAATGCCATTACtactcaaattttcaaatacaaatttACTCATCACCCCATCAATATCCCTTCTTCTCCTAATTTCATCTCCCCCTCCCCCGCTGCTACCCCGCCTGCTGCCCCGCCAACTCCGCCTCATTCTCAGCCGCCTCCGCTGTCTCTTCCACCGCCTCTTCCtccttcctcctcctcctcctccgtCTTTTCCCCTCCCATTATTACAACAGCCACTTCTACCACCGTCGTTGAATTAATTAACCCTATTGTGTCAACAAGTACTCAACATATCTCCTACTTTGGTTAA